TGGGTCGCGGCGATCACCCGCACATCCACGGGGATCGTCCGGGTGCCACCCACCCGCTCGATCTCCCGGTGCTGGATGGCCCGGAGCAGGCGCACCTGGGCCTGGAGGGAGAGCTCGCCGATCTCGTCCAGGAAGAGGGTCCCTCCCTGGGCCCGCTCGAAGCGCCCGCGGCTGGAGCTGACGGCGCCGGTGAAGGCACCCTTCTCGTGGCCGAAGAGCTCGCTGTCGATGAGGGTGTCCGGGATGGCCCCGCAGTTCACCTTGATGAAGGGCCCGTTGCGGCGCGGCGAGGCCTGATGGATGGCGCTGGCGATGACCTCCTTGCCCACGCCGGTCTCCCCCAGGATCAGGGCGGTGTTGTTGCGCGGGGCCACCTGGTGGATCATCTCCACCACATGAAGCAGTCCGCCGGTGCCGCCGACGATCTCTTCGGTGGTGATGCTGGTCATCTCCTGGCTCAGGAAGTGCCTATCGTCCAGGAGTTCGTCTTTATGCTTTATCAACTGCTCGTGTGCCAGTGCGTTGGCCAGGGCTATGGCGAAGGGGTCCGCCACCGAGGCCAGGATCCGGGCCTGCGCCTGGCTGTAGAGCCCCCTGCCCCTGGCGCGGAGGATCAGAAGACCGAAGATCTGGTCTTCAATGCGCAGGGGAACGATGGTCTCCGAGAAATCATAGTTCTGCATGAGGCGGTTGAGATCCTCCGGCAGGGGGCTGCGGTCGGTGCCCACCACCACGGATTCCCGCTGGACCTGGAGCCAGTCCCAGACAGGGGCGGGCAGGGGGAAGATGCTCTCTCCGGGGGAGACGCCCGAGGCGGATACCTTGGCGATGCGCCGGATGGCTCCCAGGGCCGGGTCAAGGACATCCAGGTACATCTCCTCCAGGGGCAGGATCTCCGCCAGGTAGGGGAAGGTCCGGCCCATGGCCGTGCGGATATCCAGGCTGCTGCAGACCCGCAGCGTCACTTCACGGAAGAAGATACCGAGCTGGTCTTCCACGCGCTTCTCCTGGGGGTGTCCTCCCCATCCTAACCTCGATCCGGTCCCAGCCTGACAGAGCGCAAGCGCCTCCTCTCCCGAGTGGCGGGAAGTGGAGATGCGAAGGGGCCCGGTCGCAGACCGGGACCCTCATGCCGGGATACTGCTTACACCGTGATGACCACGATCTCCGGGTCCACTTCCTTCTGCAGCACACCCTCAATGGCCATGAGGGTGCCGGTGAGGCCGGAGGGACAGGTCATGCAGGCGCCCTGGTAGCGGATCATGACCTGCTTCTCGTGGCGTCCGATGATCTCCAGGCCGCCGCCGTCCGCCGCCAGGGCGGGCAGGATGGTGTCGGCCAGCACCTTGTAGATCTTCTGGATGAAAGGGTCGTTCTCATCGAGCGTGGGCTCCGCGTCGCGGGGGGCTGGGGCCGCCTGGGCAGAGGGGGCGGAGCGGATGGGGGGGGCCAGCTTGGGGAGCAGGTCGTTCCAGGTGAGCTCCTCGTCCTTGGTGATGGTGAGGATCTTGTCCTGCATGAAGACGGAGACCACGTGGCCCACCTCGAAGAGCGCCTTGGCGAGGGGGTCGGCTTCGGCGATTTCCCGGTTCGGGTAGCTGCGGGGGAAGCCCACGGCCACCGGCTCCTTCAGGATGAACTTCACCGCATGGGGATTGGGCGTGTACTCGATTTCGGCGATCTTCGGCATGAAAACCTCAACTCAACCACCAAGGCATCAAGTCGGGAAGGAACACCAAGAAAACCCTGTCTGAGCCTGGCCTATTTGTCTTTTCTTTCTTCTGTTTCTGTCTTGTGTCTTGGTGGTGTGATTCGCTTTTTACTCGGTGCTCGTGATCTCTTCGCCCTGAATGGCGCTGTGGAGGGTGGCCCAGGGCAGCACGGCGCACTTAACCCGGCTGGGCAGGTCCTTCACCCCCTGGAAGAGGGAGAGGCGTCCAAGGACATTGGGGTCCTTGGTGGGGTCCAGGGTGCCGCGGATCATGGCCCGGAACTCCTCCACCAGCTTCTCGGCTTCCGCGACGGTCTTACCCTTGACGTTGGTGGTCATGAGGCTGCTGGAGGCCTGGGAGATGGCACAGCCGTGGCCCTGGAACTTCAAGTCCTGGACGATGCCGTCCTCGATGATCAGACTGACCTCGATGTCATCGCCGCAGAGGGGGTTGAGCCCGTGTGCGTGGTGGGTGCAGGGCTCCAGCTTGCCGAAGTTCCGGGGCTTCTTGTTGTGCTCGATGATGACCTGCTGGTAGAGCTCGCGGGGGTCGGACATGGCATTTCCCTCTGATCGTTAGCCGAAGATTTCCTTCACCTTTTGGATGCCGACCACCAGCGCATCCACATCGGCTTCGTCGTTGAAATAAGCGAGCGAGGCGCGGGTGGTGGCGGGGATCTGGAAGTGCTGCATGACGGGCTGGGCGCAGTGGTGGCCCGCCCGCACCACGATGCCCTCGTGGTCCAGGATGCTGCCGATGTCGTGGGGGTGGATACCCTCCAGGACGAAGGAGAGGACGCTGGCCTTCTGGGCGGCTTCGCCGATGATCCGCAGGCCCTCGATGCCCTTCAGTCGATCCGTGGCGTATGCCAGCAGAGCGTGCTCATGGGCGGCGATCTTCTCGAAGCCGATGCCCTTCAGGTAGTCGATAGCCGCTCCGAGGCCGATGGCCTGGGTGATGGCGGGGGTGCCGGCCTCCAGACGGGCCGGGATGCCCATGAAGGTGGTCTTCTCCCAGGTGACGGAGAGGATCATGCTGCCGCCGCCGTGCCAGGGGGGCATGGCCTCCAGAAGTTCCTTTTTCCCGTAGAGGACGCCGATGCCCGTGGGGCCGGAGAGCTTGTGGCCGCTGAAGACGTAGAAGTCACAGTCCAGCTGCTGCACATCCACGGGCATGTGGGGCACGCCCTGGGCGCCGTCCACCAGGACGGGAATGCCCTTGGCGTGGGCCTTCTGGATGATCTCCTTGACGGGGTTGATGGTGCCCAGCACGTTGGAGACCTGGGTGACGCCCACGATCTTCGTGCGTTCCGTGAGCAGCCCGTCCAGGTCGTCCAGGATGAGCTCGCCCCGGTCGTTCATGGGGATGACCTTGAGCTTGGCGCCCTTCTCCTGGGCCAGGAGCTGCCAGGGCACGATGTTGGCGTGGTGCTCCATGGCGGAGAGCAGGATCTCGTCGCCCTCCTGGACGTTCTGTCGACCCCAGGCCTGGGCCACCAGGTTGATGGACTCAGTGGTGCCGCGGGTCCATACGATCTGCTTGGAGCTGGGGGCGTTGAGCAGGGCGCGGACCTTCTCACGGGCGCCCTCGTAGGAGTCCGTGGCCTCCTGGCTGAGGGTTGAGACGCCCCGGTGGACATTGGTGTGCTCATAGGCCTCGTAGCGACGCATGCGCTCGATGGCGGGAAGGGGCACCTGGCCACTCACGGCGCTGTCCAGGTAGACCAGGCGTTTGCCGTGGAAGGGGGCGGTCAGGATCGGGAAGTCCTGGCGGATCGTGGCGACATCAAGGTAGTGGGACATGGCACGGCAACTCGGAAAGGAGGGCGGCGGGGAAGGGGCTAGACCTGGGTGCCGGTGCGCTCCATCACCATCTGGCGCAGGGCCTTCCGGAGGTGGGGCACGGGGATCCGGGCCAGGAGGTCGGCGGCGAAGCCGTAAGTCAGGAGGTTTCGGGCGGTGTTGGGGTCCAGGCCGCGGCTCTGGAGGTAGAAGAGCTCCTCCGGATCCAGCTGCCCGATGGCGGCGCCGTGGGCGCACTTTACATCGTCCGCCAGGATCTGCAGCTCGGGCTTGGTGTCCACCGTGGCCTTCTCCGAGAGGAGCAGGTTGCGGCTCTGCTGCTGGGCGTCGGTCTGCTGGGCACCGGGGCGGACGAAGATCTTGCCATTGAAGACCACCCGGCTCTGCCCGTCGGCGATGGCCTTGTGATGCTGGCGGCTGGTGCCGTGGGGCCTGGTGTGGTCGATGATCGAATGGGTGTCCGCCACCTGGTCCCCGCCCAGGAGGGCCAGCCCGTCCAGGTGGGCTTCGGCCCCCTCCTCGGCGAGGACCACATGGGGCGTCTGGCGGGAGAGGCGGGCTCCGAAGCTGATGGTGCGGCTGAGGTAGCGACCGGAGCGCCCGACCCTGGCCCGGACATGGGAGAGGTGCACAGCGTCATGGGACTCCAACTGGATCCGCTCGTGGCGGAGCTCTGCGTCCTCCCTGACCACCACCTCCACCACGGTGTTGGTGAGGTAGCTGCCCTGGCCGGAGTATTCTTCCACCAGGTGCAGGTCAGCGCCCCGTTCCAGCACCACCAGGAGGCGGGGCAGGGAGCAGGTGTGGCCATCCTGGCGGGGGTCGGTCATGAAGCAGACGTGGAGCACAGGCTCCACCCGCATGCCCTTGGGGACGTAGATGAATGCGCCGTCCTGGAAGCGGGCGGTGTTCAGGTTGGTGAAGGCGTCGCTGCTCTCGGGAGTGGC
The sequence above is drawn from the uncultured Holophaga sp. genome and encodes:
- a CDS encoding sigma 54-interacting transcriptional regulator, with the translated sequence MEDQLGIFFREVTLRVCSSLDIRTAMGRTFPYLAEILPLEEMYLDVLDPALGAIRRIAKVSASGVSPGESIFPLPAPVWDWLQVQRESVVVGTDRSPLPEDLNRLMQNYDFSETIVPLRIEDQIFGLLILRARGRGLYSQAQARILASVADPFAIALANALAHEQLIKHKDELLDDRHFLSQEMTSITTEEIVGGTGGLLHVVEMIHQVAPRNNTALILGETGVGKEVIASAIHQASPRRNGPFIKVNCGAIPDTLIDSELFGHEKGAFTGAVSSSRGRFERAQGGTLFLDEIGELSLQAQVRLLRAIQHREIERVGGTRTIPVDVRVIAATHRNLEQMVKEGAFREDLWYRINVFPIPVPPLRHRKEDIPGLVRHFLRVKGQELGIAVLPALAPGALIRLEDYDWPGNVRELENLVERELILNPAGPLLFSSLGSQPRTDGTRAALSGPLALDEAMARHLAAVLDLTQGRILGPGGAAELLRINGSTLRHRLRKLGIPFGRDTGGRDPR
- a CDS encoding NifU family protein, which translates into the protein MPKIAEIEYTPNPHAVKFILKEPVAVGFPRSYPNREIAEADPLAKALFEVGHVVSVFMQDKILTITKDEELTWNDLLPKLAPPIRSAPSAQAAPAPRDAEPTLDENDPFIQKIYKVLADTILPALAADGGGLEIIGRHEKQVMIRYQGACMTCPSGLTGTLMAIEGVLQKEVDPEIVVITV
- a CDS encoding Fe-S cluster assembly sulfur transfer protein SufU, translating into MSDPRELYQQVIIEHNKKPRNFGKLEPCTHHAHGLNPLCGDDIEVSLIIEDGIVQDLKFQGHGCAISQASSSLMTTNVKGKTVAEAEKLVEEFRAMIRGTLDPTKDPNVLGRLSLFQGVKDLPSRVKCAVLPWATLHSAIQGEEITSTE
- a CDS encoding cysteine desulfurase; this encodes MSHYLDVATIRQDFPILTAPFHGKRLVYLDSAVSGQVPLPAIERMRRYEAYEHTNVHRGVSTLSQEATDSYEGAREKVRALLNAPSSKQIVWTRGTTESINLVAQAWGRQNVQEGDEILLSAMEHHANIVPWQLLAQEKGAKLKVIPMNDRGELILDDLDGLLTERTKIVGVTQVSNVLGTINPVKEIIQKAHAKGIPVLVDGAQGVPHMPVDVQQLDCDFYVFSGHKLSGPTGIGVLYGKKELLEAMPPWHGGGSMILSVTWEKTTFMGIPARLEAGTPAITQAIGLGAAIDYLKGIGFEKIAAHEHALLAYATDRLKGIEGLRIIGEAAQKASVLSFVLEGIHPHDIGSILDHEGIVVRAGHHCAQPVMQHFQIPATTRASLAYFNDEADVDALVVGIQKVKEIFG
- the sufD gene encoding Fe-S cluster assembly protein SufD, with amino-acid sequence MSEAIAFLPEVAGAPRPAAWDSLRADAEARLSGQGYPAPKAEDWKYTDLSPLKALCPRLTPHACVDIRGHILPESRGARLVFVNGHYDPHYSNTSGLPAGVRMLSLASASEAAACLGSLATPESSDAFTNLNTARFQDGAFIYVPKGMRVEPVLHVCFMTDPRQDGHTCSLPRLLVVLERGADLHLVEEYSGQGSYLTNTVVEVVVREDAELRHERIQLESHDAVHLSHVRARVGRSGRYLSRTISFGARLSRQTPHVVLAEEGAEAHLDGLALLGGDQVADTHSIIDHTRPHGTSRQHHKAIADGQSRVVFNGKIFVRPGAQQTDAQQQSRNLLLSEKATVDTKPELQILADDVKCAHGAAIGQLDPEELFYLQSRGLDPNTARNLLTYGFAADLLARIPVPHLRKALRQMVMERTGTQV